CCATGACAACACAGAGACGATCTCTACACAACGAAGACTTGTAAAATGTCACCACCCACTTCTGCATCGAGGTCGTTCGTTCCGCCAGCTCCACGCCCCATTGGCCAGGCACTGGATGTGAGCGGGACCGAGCCGGTAGTAACCCGGGTTACAGCTGAAGACCACCTTGGTTCTGAACTCATAGCTGGACCCGTTTACGATCGTCCACTTCCCGTGGTCCAGAGAGAAGGAGCCCAGACCGGGGCAGACCACCACTGTaggaccacaaacacaaagaaCAGTAAACTCCTGGTCCACAGAGAAGGAGCCCAGACTGGGGCAGACCACCACTGTaggaccacaaacacaaagaaTAGTAAACTCCTGGTCCACAGAGAAGGAGCCCAGACCGGGGCAGACCACCACTGTaggaccacaaacacaaagaaTAGTAAACTCCTGGTCCACAGAGAAGGAGCCCAGACTGGGGCAGACCACCACTGTaggaccacaaacacaaagaaTAGTAAACTCCTGGTCCACAGAGAAGGAGCCCAGACCGGGGCAGACCACCACTGTaggaccacaaacacaaagaaTAGTAAACTCCTGGTCCACAGAGAAGGAGCCCAGACCGGGGCAGACCACCACTGTaggaccacaaacacaaagaaTAGTAAACTCCTGGTCCACAGAGAAGGAGCCCAGACCGGGGCAGACCACCACTGTaggaccacaaacacaaagaaTAGTAAACTCCTGGTCCACAGAGAAGGAGCCCAGACTGGGGCAGACCACCACTGTaggaccacaaacacaaagaaCAGTAAACTCCTGGTCCACAGAGAAGGAGCCCAGACTGGGGCAGACCACCACTGTaggaccacaaacacaaagaaCAAACCAACACAGACAGGGGTGAAAAAACTATTGTCCTACCTGGGCAGCGAGGTATCTTGTTGTGGTTgctccatgagtgtgtgtgttaatctccCTTCATACCGGGGCAGCGAGGTATCTTGTTGTGGTTACTCCATGAGTGTGTGTTAATCTGTGTTTAATCTCATATCTTGTTGTGGTTACTCCCTCCTACCCTTCCTATCTCCCTTCCTGGGCAGCGGGGTATCTTGTTGTGGTTGTTAATCGTATCTCCTTccatgagtgagtgtgtgtgttaatctcaTCTCCCTTCCTACCTGGGCAGCGGGGTATCTTGTTGTGGTTactccatgagtgtgtgtgttaatctcaTCTCCCTTCCTACCTGGGCAGCGAGGTATCTTGTTGTGGTTgctccatgagtgtgtgtgttaatctcaTCTCCCTTCCTACCGGGGCAGCGAGGTATCTTGTTGTGGTTCTTGTGTGTGTTAATCTATCTCCATGGGCAGAGGTATCTTGTGTGTGTTAATCTCATCTCCCTTCCTACCTGGGCAGCGGGGTATCTTGTTGTGGTTGCTCCAGGTGCCGTCAGGCTGGCAGACGGTGGTGGTGAGATCCTTGGATGAGAGCCTGAAGCCGTTGTTGCAGAAGTAGGTTAACCGTGCTGCCACGGAGTAATCAACAGCCTGGACGCCTCCATTCAGCGGCGCAGTGGGCACGCCACACGCCACGGCTAGggggaggaacacacacacagggtgacacatgagtaacctttcggttactagtccaactctctaaccactaggctgccctgccgccccaAGAATTGACTGGTACAGTGAATCAGATTACTGTTATAAACACATATCACAGTGAACTGAACCATGGGGAAAGATTACCATGAACCAGCTGGTACAGTGAATCAGATTATGAACCAGCTGGTACAGTGAATCAGATTACTGTTATAAACATTTCACAGTGAACTGGAGTTAAGAGCAGTACAACCGTAACCAGTACACTGTCAAATCAGACAGGTCAGTATTGATGCCTATTAGTGTCGTTAATCTTCAGTTATTTAAAGCATTTCACGGAGGAGCCCGacacaccagaacatcacatctctacagaacattaGTGAAACTCCAAAGAACAAAGACTTATAGTCCCAAATGTAGTCCAATCAGAGCAGGTGTTCTCAAATGTAGTCCAATCAGAGCAGGTGTTCTCAAATTTAGTCCAATCAGAGCAGGTGTTCTCAAATGTAGTCCAATCAGAGCAGGTGTTCTCAAATGTAGTCCAATCAGAGCAGGTGTTCTCAAATGTAGTCCAATCAGAGCAGGTGTTCTCAAATTTAGTCCAATCAGAACAGGTGTTCTCAAATTTAGTCCAATCAGAGCAGGTGTTCTCAAATTTAGTCCAATCAGAGCAGGTGTTCTCAAATTTAGTCCAATCAGAGCAGGTGTTCTCAACCGTCTTGGGTGCGGGGACACCTTTTGTGATAGTAAATTCATCAGTGTAACCCTCCCTGTTATTAAATAATCAGAACACAACGTAAGATAAAATAACAAAGGAAGAGTTTTACTATAACCTTGGCAGTGTTTGGCTGGACCCACCATGTTCCTGGGCACTGAGGAAGGAACATTTTAAAGGCCCGTCTAACGGCATCGAAGAGAGCATTTATTTTCTTCAGTTTTCCAGCGAATttacctgcaattctacacattttgtcacggGGTAGAGAGATGTTGTTGTTGCTAGCTAATACCCTGCAATTTTAGAGAAAACTTTGTCGTTTTAAAGCCTTTTAAAGCCTTTGTCACACGCACCGAATACAACACGAATAGcatgaaatgattacttacaagcttattttccaccataatttgcaaataaatgaataaaaaaatcctacaatgtgattttctggattttattttgtctgtcatagatgaagtgtacctatgatgaaaattacaggcctctctcatcttttaaagtgggagaacttgcacaattggtggctgactaaatacttttttgccccactgtatatgtctctccctttggttccttctgtctatcacagtgccatccgtttgtcactaaagcaccttatactacccaccactgcgacttgtatgctctagtcggctggccctcactacatattcgtcgccagacccactggctccaggtcatctacaagtccatgctaggtaaagctccgccttatctcagctcactggtcacgatggcaacacccatccgtagcacgcgctccagcaggtgtatctcactgatcatccctaaagccaacacctcatttggccgcctttcgttccagtactctgctgcctgtgactggaacgaactgcaaaaatcgctgaagttggagacttttatctacctcaccaacttcaaacatcagctatccgagcagctaaccgatcgctgcagctgtacatagtctattggtaaatagcccacccattttcacctacctcatccccatactgtttttatactgttttttatttatttacttttctgctcttttgcacaccaatatctctacctgtacatgaccatctgatcatttatcactccagtgttaatctgcaaaattgtattattcgcctacctcctcatgccttttgcacacattgtatatagactgcccattttttatttttactgtgttattgacttgttaattgtttactccatgtgtaactctgtgttgtctgttcacactgctatgctttattttggccaggtcgcagttgcaaatgagaacttgttctcaactagcctacctggttaaataaaggtgaaaaaaataattaaaaaaataaaataaaaataaaatacatgtccctcccattggttccttccctaaatatgtctctccctttggttccttccctatatatgtctctccctttggttccttccctatatatgtctctccctttggttcctaccctatatatgtctctccctttggttccttccctatatatgtctctccctttggttccttc
This genomic window from Oncorhynchus gorbuscha isolate QuinsamMale2020 ecotype Even-year unplaced genomic scaffold, OgorEven_v1.0 Un_scaffold_6993, whole genome shotgun sequence contains:
- the LOC124029612 gene encoding CUB and sushi domain-containing protein 3-like, encoding VACGVPTAPLNGGVQAVDYSVAARLTYFCNNGFRLSSKDLTTTVCQPDGTWSNHNKIPRCPVVVCPGLGSFSLDHGKWTIVNGSSYEFRTKVVFSCNPGYYRLGPAHIQCLANGAWSWRNERPRCRIISCGELPTPPNGRKIGTQTTFGASAIFSCNPGYILVGSTVRECMLSGLWSGTETQCLAGHCGIPEQIVNGQAIGENFGYRDTVVYQCNPGFRLIGSSVRICQQDHL